The Parambassis ranga chromosome 1, fParRan2.1, whole genome shotgun sequence genome includes a region encoding these proteins:
- the kat14 gene encoding cysteine-rich protein 2-binding protein, whose product MDSSSEQLAGGEDEAACTSTSEGLEEGEVEGETLLIVESEDQGSVDLSHDQSGDSLTSDVGEEADGGWVCEDMSFYCDRCHKWIPAAQLRGEQPSYLKGDNFFKFVCCDCSEDGKESFERMRLTWQQVVMLAMYNLSLEGTGRQGYFRWKEDICAFIGRHWNFLLGTRKKTSTWWSTVAGCLSVGSPTFFRSGAQEFGEPGWWKLVQNRPPTLKPEVDKSVTKTKAFKPTMDPIITVEGLRKRSARNPVENAMQLKEKRSRTQEAKDIRRAQKEAVGGYTDRSTSSTPVKLGGGRGGGAGRRPDLVLEKGEVIDFSSLSSSDRTPLTSPSPSPSPDFSAPGTPASHSATPSLLSEADLIPDAMPPQALFHDDEEMETEGMIDPGMEYIPPPSGGLARKKLRPTPAHIKHESESEDEEGREREDDFEGRTGRPEVLPLSTGVCGSTTGPERRRIPHPEKDNGDTNPSQSPRYSPLSLYEERMLLRRLDACPLALAVTPQAKRLHRKLLVRQAKRQRGLPLLDIDRAVSATLSLVGGIYGAQEAGSVRAKGKYCTSSQELRILDRFQTIFSNRRGVQQHSVSFWHRLMGAEGSLDQSIKSPYTSRILKPYIRRDYESRPLKLQLLAEIRAFPHRKDPDWGPEPDAPVDYCYVRPNHIPSVNAMCHDSFWPGVDLSECLQYPDFSVVALYKKVVVGFGFMVPDVKYNEAYISFLLVHPEWRRAGIGTFMVYHLIQTCMGKDVTLHVSASNPAMLLYQKFGFKAEEYILDFYDKYYPVDSTECRHAFFLRLRR is encoded by the exons ATGGACAGTAGCAGTGAGCAGCTGGCTGGCGGTGAGGATGAGGCGGCCTGCACGTCGACGTCGGAGGGTTTGGAGGAGGGTGAGGTAGAGGGGGAGACTCTACTGATTGTAGAATCGGAGGACCAGGGCTCGGTGGacctgtcacatgaccagagTGGTGACTCCCTGACCAGCGACGTAGGCGAGGAGGCAGATGGAGGCTGGGTCTGCGAGGACATGTCCTTCTACTGCGACCGCTGCCACAAGTGGATCCCTGCAG CTCAGCTCCGCGGTGAGCAGCCAAGCTACCTGAAAGGAGACAACTTCTTCAAATTTGTCTGCTGCGACTGCTCCGAAGATGGGAAGGAGAGCTTCGAGAGGATGAGGCTCACCTggcagcag GTGGTGATGTTGGCCATGTACAACCTGTCTCTGGAGGGGACGGGCCGACAGGGGTATTTCAGGTGGAAAGAGGACATCTGTGCTTTTATCGGCCGACACTGGAACTTTCTACTGGGAACCAG GAAGAAGACGTCCACGTGGTGGAGCACAGTGGCCGGCTGCCTGTCAGTCGGAAGCCCCACGTTTTTTCGGTCGGGTGCACAGGAGTTCGGTGAGCCTGGCTGGTGGAAGCTGGTCCAGAACAGACCGCCAACCTTGAAACCCGAGGTCGACAAGTCCGTGACCAAGACCAAAG CCTTCAAACCCACCATGGACCCAATCATCACTGTGGAGGGTCTGAGGAAGCGAAGTGCCAGAAACCCCGTGGAAAACGCCATGCAGCTGAAGGAGAAGCGCTCCCGAACTCAAGAGGCCAAAGACATTCGGCGGGCTCAGAAGGAGGCGGTTGGAGGTTACACGGACCGCAGCACTTCCTCCACACCTGTCAAGCTGGGGGGAGGTCGGGGCGGTGGCGCTGGGCGGCGTCCCGATCTGGTGCTAGAAAAAGGCGAGGTCATTGATTTCTCTTCTCTCAGCTCCTCAGACCGAACACCTCTCACCAGCCCGTCCCCATCTCCATCACCGGACTTCTCCGCCCCGGGAACGCCAGCTTCTCATTCAGCTACACCTAGCTTGCTATCAGAGGCTGACCTCATCCCTGACGCCATGCCGCCGCAGGCACTGTTTCATG ACGATGAGGAGATGGAGACGGAGGGAATGATCGACCCGGGGATGGAGTACATTCCTCCTCCCAGTGGCGGCCTTGCTCGCAAGAAGCTCCGCCCAACACCTGCTCACATCAAACATGAATCAGAGAGCGAAGACGAGGAAGGCCGTGAGCGCGAGGATGACTTTGAGGGGCGGACCGGACGGCCAGAAGTTCTGCCTCTTTCCACAGGGGTGTGTGGCAGCACCACAGGGCCGGAGCGGCGGAGGATTCCTCACCCAGAGAAAGACAATGGTGACACCAACCCCTCCCAAAGTCCTCGTTACTCTCCTCTCAGCCTGTATGAGGAGAGGATGCTTCTGCGGCGCCTGGACGCTTGTCCGCTTGCCTTAGCCGTCACTCCACAGGCCAAACGCCTTCACAGGAAGCTGCTGGTGCGCCAGGCCAAACGGCAGCGAGGGCTCCCGCTGCTGGACATAGACCGAGCCGTCAGCGCCACCCTCAGCCTGGTGGGAGGGATCTATGGCGCCCAGGAGGCAGGGTCAGTGCGGGCCAAAGGAAAATATTGCACCAGCAGTCAGGAGCTACGAATTCTTGACCGCTTCCAG ACTATCTTCTCTAACAGGAGAGGCGttcagcagcactctgtgtcGTTCTGGCATCGCCTGATGGGAGCTGAAGGCAGTTTAGACCAAAGCATCAAGAGTCCGTACACATCACGCATCCTTAAACCGTACATTAG GCGGGATTATGAGAGCCGCCcactgaagctgcagctgctggcagAGATCAGGGCGTTCCCTCACAGGAAGGACCCTGATTGGGGGCCTGAACCAGATGCCCCTGTTGACTACTGCTACGTCCGCCCAAACCACATCCCTTCAGTCAACGCTATGTGTCACGACAGCTTCTGGCCag GCGTGGACCTGTCAGAGTGCCTGCAGTACCCAGACTTCAGTGTGGtggccctctacaagaaggtgGTGGTGGGCTTTGGCTTCATGGTGCCTGACGTGAAGTACAATGAGGCTTATATCTCCTTCCTGCTGGTCCACCCCGAGTGGAGGAGGGCTGGCATCGGCACCTTCATGGTCTACCACCTGATCCAG acATGCATGGGAAAGGATGTGACCTTGCACGTCTCAGCCAGTAATCCCGCCATGCTGCTGTACCAGAAGTTTGGCTTCAAAGCAGAGGAGTACATCCTGGACTTCTATGATAAATATTACCCCGTGGACAGCACGGAGTGCCGCCACGCCTTCTTCCTGCGGCTGAGGCGCTGA
- the dzank1 gene encoding double zinc ribbon and ankyrin repeat-containing protein 1 produces the protein MAAGSVSAPLIIPIIHLQTHRAKNHIDTDTPVSIQSDTAGALILYTLDGSKPAAVPGAGQRALAGTSRRYSEPILLPAGRVCIRAVAVSSDGRESAVVTKVFSVELMSRQMEDSVQQHQSEETSCPAERSAGSSGMPAEQRIMGSSSPPSGPRFLNGRLGPGTASPPGSSGRLDSVVNRQTKQVKPCASPQGPAKLSSTQMTWLQRQTDFLRCAQCLQLRRSDPFARFCAHCGALNTPLPRQRLPPAEGGQMLLCVFCDSLVPMNTQTCLICEAAIERQLQPQASLTLQDHVVCVCCGSGNPAHVTSCLTCEARLHMVTTPTCFLSAVGSSAPTVRASHSRMLACSRCKRINSSDARYCDWCGSKHGHATSCVTCCRCGASGDPYASYCAACGIFLEGPAPSSSCSAITPPARGATTSHALDTNSHDASLKATPSSATLPPAKVPPPTVDQYTQTAGLYYPSATKLQKAAVQQVTRERRPLLTAISPGRGYWRKQLDHVCAHLRSYAQNNAPFRTLLGEPPLGRMVSAVIQEDQYEVSMTVSFVSARHQEKQVGPEEGRLGPVRETETLSGVTERSSDSSSESTLAEVSHQSDRGLTRRLPMPKSPVKVKDNQLLKELGPGLGQVSTIQELLDQGADPSCCGSDGRHALAVAVLNSHHDVLPVLVQRGADVDKQSGPMKNTALHEAAALGSAGLQCAEVLLSCKASVKQRNAAGQTAYDVAVASGCSSTVSLLATRTGQDLLTKLGRGRGTLDVF, from the exons ATGGCAGCGGGGTCAGTGTCAGCTCCGCTCATCATTCCCATCATCCACCTGCAGACCCACAGAGCCAAGAATcacatagacacagacacacctgtctCCATCCAATCAG acacTGCAGGTGCTTTGATCCTCTACACTCTGGATGGGTCGAAGCCCGCAGCGGTGCCGGGGGCGGGGCAGCGGGCGTTGGCAGGCACCAGCAGGAGATACAGTGAGCCCATCCTGCTGCCTGCTGGCCGGGTGTGCATCAGAGCTGTGGCTGTCAGCAG TGATGGCAGAGAGAGCGCTGTGGTGACAAAAGTCTTCTCCGTGGAGCTTATGAGCAGGCAGATGGAGGACAGCGTCCAGCAG CACCAGTCTGAGGAAACTTCCTGTCCAGCTGAGAGGTCTGCAGGTTCTTCAGGGATGCCTGCAG AGCAGAGGATCATGGGAAGCAGCTCTCCTCCGTCAGGTCCACGTTTTCTGAATGGTCGTTTAGGCCCTGGGACTGCCAGTCCGCCCGGCTCCTCCGGGCGCCTGGACTCTGTGGTAAACAGACAGACCAAACAGGTCAAACCCTGTGCCTCCCCTCAGGGTCCAGCCAAGCTGAGCAGCACGCAGATGACCTGGCTGCAGCGGCAGACCGACTTCCTGCG GTGCGCTCAGTGTCTCCAGCTCCGTCGGTCCGATCCGTTCGCTCGGTTCTGTGCTCACTGTGGAGCCCTGAATACTCCGTTACCAAGGCAGAGGCTGCCCCCTGCTGAGGGAGGACAG atgctgctctgtgtgttctgcgACTCGCTGGTTCCCATGAACACCCAGACGTGTTTGATCTGCGAGGCGGCCATCGAACGCCAGCTGCAGCCGCAGGCCAGCCTCACGCTGCAG GatcatgtggtgtgtgtttgctgtggaaGTGGGAATCCTGCTCATGTCACCAGCTGTTTGACCTGTGAGGCCCGCCTGCACATGGTAACTACACCGACAtgcttcctgtcagct GTGGGGAGCAGCGCCCCCACTGTTCGCGCATCACACAGCAGGATGCTGGCCTGCTCCAGGTGTAAACGCATCAACAGCAGTGATGCCAGATACTGTGACTGGTGCGGCTCCAAG catGGTCACGCCACCAGCTGTGTGACATGTTGCCGATGTGGAGCGAGCGGAGACCCATATGCATCCTACTGTGCAGCATGTGGCATCTTTCTGGAAGGACCGGCCCCATCCTCATCCTGCAGTGCCATCACACCACCTGCAAGAGGCGCTACCACTAGCCAC GCTTTAGACACCAACTCCCATGATGCCTCCTTGAAGGCCACGCCCTCTTCTGCCACCCTGCCTCCAGCAAAGGTGCCCCCACCCACTGTGGATCaatacacacagactgcaggacTCTATTACCCATCAGCCACCAAGCTGCAGAAGGCGGCAGTACAGCAGGTAACCAGGGAGCGGCGACCGCTGCTGACAGCCATCAGCCCAGGACGAG GTTACTGGAGGAAGCAACTGGATCACGTGTGTGCTCACCTGAGGAGTTACGCCCAAAACAATGCCCCCTTCAGGACTCTGCTGGGAGAGCCTCCCCTGGGCCGG ATGGTTTCCGCGGTGATTCAGGAAGATCAGTATGAAGTCAGCATGACTGTCAGTTTTGTGTCAGCCAGACATCAGGAAAAACAG GTGGGTCCTGAGGAGGGCAGACTCGGACCGGTCCGTGAGACTGAGACTCTGAGTGGTGTCACAGAGCGCTCTTCTGACAGTAGTAGTGAAAGCACGCTGGCGGAGGTCAGCCATCAGAGCGACAGAG GTCTGACGAGACGTCTCCCGATGCCCAAATCTCCGGTGAAG GTGAAGGACAATcagctgctgaaggagctgGGTCCTGGTCTAGGCCAGGTCAGCACCATCCAAGAGCTCCTGGATCAG GGGGCGGACCCTTCCTGCTGTGGGAGCGATGGCCGACACGCCCTTGCGGTTGCTGTGTTGAACTCTCACCATGacgtacttcctgttttggtgCAGCGAGGAGCTGATGTGGACAAGCAGTCTGGACC GATGAAGAACACCGCTCTGCATGAGGCTGCTGCTTTGGGCTCTGCAGGTCTGCAGTGTGCCGAGGTCCTGCTCAG CTGTAAGGCCAGCGTGAAGCAGAGAAATGCAGCCGGTCAGACAGCGTACGACGTGGCGGTGGCGTccggctgcagcagcacagtgtctCTGCTGGCAACTCGGACCGGACAGGACCTACTCACCAAACTAGGAAGAGGCAGAGGGACCCTGGATGTGTTCTGA